A genomic stretch from Deltaproteobacteria bacterium includes:
- a CDS encoding TIGR02266 family protein produces MTNASKPASPTRRNARVHHEVMVGVTSEAGTFSGWGTNLSVGGVFVNSQHAAPAGTRVQILLQLPGHGECKLAGRVAWAQPSGPGVDEPGMGVEFLEVDEKTLTLVGKMVEKLSQDLSRAPA; encoded by the coding sequence ATGACCAATGCATCCAAGCCTGCGTCGCCGACCCGCCGCAACGCGCGGGTCCATCACGAAGTGATGGTCGGGGTCACTTCGGAAGCAGGCACCTTCAGCGGGTGGGGCACCAACCTGTCCGTCGGGGGCGTCTTCGTGAATTCGCAGCACGCGGCTCCCGCCGGTACACGCGTCCAGATCCTCCTGCAGCTTCCCGGCCACGGTGAGTGCAAGCTGGCCGGGCGCGTCGCCTGGGCCCAGCCGAGCGGTCCCGGTGTGGACGAACCGGGGATGGGCGTCGAGTTCCTCGAGGTCGACGAAAAGACGCTGACGCTGGTCGGCAAAATGGTGGAAAAGCTCTCCCAGGATCTCTCGCGCGCGCCGGCGTGA